A genomic window from Mycetohabitans rhizoxinica HKI 454 includes:
- a CDS encoding glycosyl hydrolase, protein MTRYSYLFAGIAIVTLTGAALQTAFSDQTDGDVASHLPVLKAGDVIVAAIPSAVASAAVKSGRSTDTPAPTVPPTIPCGNGTKGVFYGISGHVGQGGVYDKMSYEQQLRHIKELGMTMYGHDVFDYASTQKVLRIAKQAKKQCIGVFAALTADLNSYANEDAAYRDGLKLGMMVATTLKGVVQYYQVGNEYENVSIRRGQGSHPDDYDNASFQKARGSILGMIDGIKRANPSATIVMCPLGWLHFGFLDMLYTGTQPDGSRGHRIPKWDITAWHWYSDMGDITAARGVNVLRRLHETYREPIWITELGVRPGASEQASAAYLVGPNALGGLIQYAKQYNIQNVTLYELLDDEAYGGDGNYGLLGGDGIVRKHRYDVIKRFIATHAMP, encoded by the coding sequence ATGACACGTTATTCTTACTTGTTTGCGGGGATCGCGATTGTGACGTTGACCGGCGCGGCACTACAAACGGCCTTCAGCGATCAGACCGACGGGGACGTCGCATCTCACTTGCCTGTTTTGAAGGCAGGCGACGTGATAGTAGCGGCCATCCCATCGGCCGTGGCCAGCGCCGCTGTGAAGTCCGGTAGGTCAACGGACACGCCGGCTCCAACTGTGCCACCCACGATCCCGTGCGGCAATGGCACCAAGGGGGTCTTCTACGGCATTAGCGGTCACGTCGGGCAAGGAGGCGTGTACGACAAGATGAGTTACGAACAGCAACTCCGTCATATCAAGGAACTGGGTATGACGATGTACGGGCACGATGTTTTCGATTACGCCAGCACACAAAAGGTTCTTCGAATTGCTAAACAGGCAAAGAAACAATGCATCGGCGTCTTTGCTGCGCTGACCGCCGATCTGAATTCCTACGCCAACGAGGACGCAGCCTACCGCGACGGGTTAAAACTAGGGATGATGGTCGCTACGACGCTCAAGGGCGTCGTCCAGTATTACCAGGTGGGTAACGAGTATGAGAATGTCAGCATTCGCCGCGGACAGGGCAGCCATCCGGACGACTATGATAATGCCTCTTTTCAAAAGGCTCGTGGCTCGATTCTCGGCATGATTGACGGGATAAAGCGCGCCAACCCCTCCGCCACGATCGTGATGTGCCCGCTAGGGTGGCTACATTTCGGTTTCCTGGACATGCTGTACACCGGCACGCAACCCGACGGCTCCCGAGGGCACCGGATCCCGAAGTGGGACATCACCGCATGGCATTGGTATTCGGACATGGGGGACATCACCGCCGCGCGAGGCGTCAACGTGCTCAGGCGCTTGCACGAGACGTACCGCGAGCCAATCTGGATCACCGAACTAGGTGTCCGACCGGGCGCGAGCGAACAGGCATCGGCAGCCTACCTGGTTGGGCCCAATGCGCTCGGCGGCTTAATCCAGTATGCTAAGCAGTACAATATTCAGAACGTTACGTTGTATGAATTGCTTGACGATGAGGCGTACGGTGGCGACGGAAACTACGGCTTGTTGGGCGGCGACGGTATCGTCCGCAAGCATCGCTATGATGTAATCAAGCGGTTCATTGCGACGCACGCGATGCCGTAG
- a CDS encoding condensation domain-containing protein: MPAYAAPLTHPLSTAQTEIWLAQQLHEDSPVYNIAQYTVIHGGFDLALFKVALRQVVAEVDSLHLHFVESEEGLRQYIGSPAWSLSVVDFRAEAEPQAAAEAWMRADYEQPVNILQGPTFSLRITKNHLGEGAMVPTISPYHNGWVWLFLDRTTRRTRVIARYVKVLSQSRALLGLYSNC, encoded by the coding sequence ATGCCTGCTTACGCCGCTCCACTCACCCATCCGTTATCCACCGCACAAACAGAAATTTGGCTTGCTCAGCAGCTCCATGAAGACAGTCCTGTCTATAACATTGCGCAGTATACAGTTATCCACGGTGGCTTTGATTTGGCTCTTTTCAAGGTGGCGTTGCGGCAGGTAGTCGCCGAAGTAGATAGCCTGCATTTGCACTTTGTCGAAAGTGAGGAAGGTCTGCGGCAGTATATCGGTTCACCAGCATGGTCGCTGTCGGTGGTCGACTTTAGGGCAGAAGCGGAGCCGCAAGCGGCGGCTGAAGCGTGGATGCGTGCCGATTATGAACAGCCAGTAAACATTTTACAGGGCCCAACTTTTTCATTACGCATTACTAAAAATCACCTCGGAGAAGGTGCTATGGTACCAACGATATCACCATATCATAATGGATGGGTATGGCTATTTCTTGATCGCACAACGCGTCGCACACGTGTAATAGCGCGATATGTGAAGGTGTTGAGCCAGAGCCGTGCCCTTTTGGGTCTGTACTCCAATTGTTAA
- a CDS encoding methyltransferase, with the protein MRHTNEEKCIFFITKNQDQATNHHQITDCLPITQWRAMHHHGLNGQNETNHALSSPYPIKIVTDAFHYPHADQVLPIQPEQLFFMDYTCAEDIEQASVLDIGVGSGVLSIFCLLNGAKSCVGLDVNPRAKILAGHNAILNHIDKNFDIREGNTSDIFASVKDKQFDFICSNPPFEPTPPGIEYYVNSAADIYGMDFVEKILSNIDQHLTDDGTLQLVTMAPGDAKKPFKLYEVLENYLPGLAVEVILDRQPISYADFVNRFNTIFGYGEDVIAQMKKTARDDGVTHLHMLILKYKKGQRGSITEKVAGKTYEDWTTPLGV; encoded by the coding sequence ATGCGCCACACAAACGAAGAGAAATGTATTTTTTTCATCACGAAAAACCAGGATCAGGCGACAAACCACCATCAGATAACTGACTGCTTGCCGATAACCCAGTGGCGGGCAATGCATCATCACGGCTTGAATGGGCAAAACGAGACAAATCACGCATTGTCGTCGCCCTATCCCATCAAGATCGTGACGGATGCCTTTCACTATCCCCATGCTGATCAGGTGCTTCCCATACAGCCGGAACAGTTATTCTTCATGGACTACACCTGCGCAGAGGATATAGAACAGGCAAGCGTCCTAGACATCGGCGTTGGCTCGGGCGTATTGAGCATTTTTTGCCTACTCAATGGCGCTAAATCCTGTGTTGGATTAGATGTCAATCCAAGAGCAAAAATATTAGCTGGGCACAACGCCATCCTTAACCATATCGATAAGAATTTCGATATTCGGGAGGGCAACACTTCGGATATTTTTGCATCCGTCAAGGATAAGCAATTCGATTTTATTTGCTCTAACCCTCCGTTCGAGCCGACGCCACCCGGAATCGAGTATTATGTCAATTCTGCAGCCGACATCTATGGGATGGATTTTGTCGAAAAGATATTGTCCAATATCGACCAGCACTTAACAGACGATGGCACGCTTCAGTTGGTCACGATGGCGCCAGGAGATGCGAAGAAGCCATTCAAGCTATATGAAGTCCTCGAAAACTATTTGCCGGGTCTAGCAGTTGAGGTTATTCTAGATCGGCAGCCCATTTCCTATGCTGATTTTGTCAACAGGTTTAACACTATTTTTGGATATGGCGAGGATGTCATTGCTCAAATGAAAAAGACTGCTCGCGATGACGGTGTCACGCACCTCCATATGCTGATATTAAAATATAAAAAAGGACAACGCGGCAGCATCACGGAAAAGGTTGCCGGTAAAACTTATGAGGATTGGACGACCCCGCTTGGGGTGTAG
- a CDS encoding H-NS family nucleoid-associated regulatory protein: MDEQKRQRIIAYIHHRMDEYGISIEHLAKVLAEEEKKIKPILFRDAYGNVWDGEGDMPDWLKRAVHAGQSTEHFMVEPEQ, translated from the coding sequence ATGGACGAACAGAAGAGACAGCGAATCATTGCGTATATTCATCACCGGATGGACGAATACGGCATTTCCATTGAGCATCTAGCCAAAGTACTCGCTGAAGAGGAAAAGAAAATAAAGCCCATATTGTTTCGTGATGCGTATGGCAACGTATGGGATGGTGAAGGAGACATGCCCGATTGGCTCAAGCGCGCGGTGCATGCGGGGCAGTCGACCGAGCACTTCATGGTCGAGCCGGAGCAATGA
- a CDS encoding IS3 family transposase gives MCSDRSGTTGGQNIDAASKSALLLRVRSRRGNCLDNAAIESFSDTLKSAFYYLNALRDVQELQTGIDSYIRHYNYDRIKVPLRGLSPLEYRPRFAKA, from the coding sequence TTGTGTTCCGATAGGAGTGGCACTACCGGAGGCCAGAATATAGACGCCGCCTCCAAGAGCGCGCTATTACTGAGAGTACGGTCCCGCAGAGGGAACTGCCTCGACAATGCGGCCATTGAGAGCTTCTCCGATACGCTCAAGTCAGCGTTTTACTATCTCAATGCATTGCGCGACGTCCAGGAGTTACAAACCGGCATCGACAGCTACATCAGGCACTACAATTACGACCGCATCAAGGTCCCATTGCGGGGACTCAGCCCACTCGAGTACCGACCTCGATTTGCGAAGGCATAG
- a CDS encoding IS3 family transposase (programmed frameshift), which produces MGKYTEQAKLVAVRDYCSGEAGLKTIAQRHNVDVPSLRQWIAGYRAHGEAGVAEKKREFYSVELKLSVLKRMREEGLSHRQAAALFNIRRFNIIGRWEQQYNQGGLEALSWGSRGRRRKMTKNAPLQNKAQQADDARSHQELLDELCYLRMENAYLKKLKALSSERAVSTRERTQIVLELRQQYPLAGLLKVAGLARSTFYYQQKALQMADKYADLKVKVRTLFDQHTGQYGYRRITAVIRRDGQLINHKIVRRLMAQLQLRSCVRVKMYRVYRGQLGHVAPNVLERRFEASRPNEKWVTDVTEFNVGGQKLYLSPIMDLYNGEILSYKMAKRPLFNMVSAMLEKAFNRLRPGDKPVLHSDQGWQYRMPEYRRRLEERAITQSMSRRGNCLDNAAIESFFGTLKSEFYYLNEFRNVEELQTGIDNYIRYYNHDRIKVKLRGLSPVEYRTRFAQA; this is translated from the exons GTGGGAAAATACACAGAGCAAGCTAAGCTAGTGGCTGTCAGAGACTACTGTTCTGGCGAGGCTGGCTTAAAGACTATCGCTCAGCGGCACAACGTCGACGTTCCATCGCTGCGCCAATGGATCGCTGGTTATCGCGCACACGGTGAAGCGGGTGTTGCCGAGAAGAAGCGGGAGTTTTATAGCGTCGAATTGAAGCTTTCAGTTTTGAAGCGAATGCGTGAGGAGGGGCTGTCGCATCGACAGGCCGCCGCACTGTTTAACATCCGACGCTTCAACATTATTGGCCGCTGGGAGCAGCAATACAATCAAGGTGGACTGGAAGCCCTGTCGTGGGGTTCCAGGGGACGTCGCAGGAAGATGACGAAGAACGCTCCATTACAAAACAAAGCGCAACAAGCTGATGATGCGAGAAGCCACCAGGAATTGCTGGACGAACTGTGCTATCTCCGTATGGAGAACGCCTATCTAAAAAAGCTGAAGGCCTTG TCAAGCGAGCGAGCTGTCAGCACGAGAGAGAGAACGCAAATCGTGCTTGAGCTGAGGCAACAATATCCGCTTGCAGGCCTTCTGAAGGTAGCTGGACTTGCGCGCAGCACTTTCTATTACCAGCAGAAGGCATTGCAGATGGCCGATAAGTATGCTGATCTGAAAGTGAAGGTTCGCACACTGTTCGATCAACACACGGGGCAGTATGGCTATCGGCGGATCACGGCCGTCATCCGGCGGGACGGTCAACTGATCAATCACAAGATCGTTCGACGATTGATGGCCCAGTTGCAATTGAGATCCTGTGTTCGGGTGAAGATGTATCGCGTCTACAGAGGACAGCTCGGTCACGTAGCGCCCAATGTACTGGAGCGCAGGTTCGAGGCGAGCCGTCCGAACGAGAAGTGGGTGACGGACGTCACGGAGTTCAACGTGGGCGGTCAGAAGCTGTATCTGTCGCCAATCATGGATCTCTACAATGGCGAAATCCTGTCGTATAAGATGGCCAAGCGTCCCTTGTTCAATATGGTGAGCGCGATGCTAGAAAAGGCGTTCAACCGGCTGAGACCCGGCGATAAGCCAGTCCTGCATTCCGACCAGGGCTGGCAGTATCGGATGCCAGAATATCGACGCCGCCTTGAAGAGCGGGCTATTACCCAAAGCATGTCCCGCAGAGGAAACTGCCTCGACAATGCAGCCATTGAAAGCTTCTTCGGTACGCTCAAGTCAGAGTTCTACTATCTCAATGAATTCCGCAACGTCGAGGAGTTACAAACCGGCATCGACAACTACATCAGGTACTACAATCACGACCGTATCAAGGTCAAATTGCGGGGACTCAGCCCGGTCGAGTACCGAACTCGATTTGCGCAGGCCTAG
- the hpaI gene encoding 4-hydroxy-2-oxoheptanedioate aldolase, translating to MKLPVNPFKRALAEGRVQIGLWVGLAHAYAAEVVAGAGFDWLLLDGEHAPNTVPSILGQLQAVAPYASHPIVRAACNDTVLIKQILDIGAQTVLLPMVQNAQQARRAVAATRYPPRGVRGVGSALARASRWNRVTDYLKHADDELCVLVQVETAQGLRHLNDIAAVEGVDGVFIGPADLCADLGHLGEPGHPQVRAAIEAAIQQIRAAGKAPGILMSDEALARRYIELGAQFVAVGVDTTLLARSADALAARFKHALPEPGAHGGVY from the coding sequence ATGAAACTCCCTGTCAATCCATTCAAACGTGCATTGGCCGAGGGCCGCGTGCAAATCGGCTTGTGGGTCGGATTAGCGCATGCCTATGCGGCCGAGGTCGTGGCCGGCGCCGGCTTCGACTGGTTGTTGCTCGACGGCGAGCACGCGCCGAACACGGTTCCGTCGATACTGGGACAACTCCAAGCGGTGGCGCCGTACGCGTCGCATCCGATCGTCAGGGCGGCGTGCAACGATACGGTGTTGATCAAGCAGATCCTGGATATTGGCGCACAGACCGTGCTGCTACCGATGGTGCAGAACGCGCAGCAGGCGCGACGCGCCGTGGCGGCGACCCGCTATCCGCCGCGCGGTGTGCGCGGCGTTGGCAGTGCGCTTGCGCGCGCGTCGCGCTGGAACCGCGTGACTGACTACTTGAAGCATGCCGACGACGAGCTTTGCGTACTGGTGCAGGTCGAGACCGCGCAGGGGTTGCGCCATCTCAACGATATTGCGGCCGTCGAGGGCGTGGACGGGGTGTTCATCGGTCCGGCCGACCTATGTGCGGACTTGGGCCACCTGGGGGAGCCCGGGCATCCGCAGGTGCGAGCGGCGATCGAAGCGGCGATCCAGCAGATTCGTGCGGCCGGCAAGGCACCGGGCATCCTGATGTCTGACGAGGCACTCGCGCGCCGCTATATCGAACTGGGCGCGCAGTTTGTCGCGGTCGGCGTGGATACGACGTTGCTGGCGCGTAGTGCCGACGCGCTGGCCGCGCGCTTCAAGCACGCGCTGCCCGAACCGGGGGCGCACGGCGGCGTTTATTGA
- a CDS encoding glycosyltransferase produces the protein MRRPHRGGKRLSEFIALARATQFACLNKLTIFGDGPERAALEHRNADLIGAGRLEFRGRRAPRALLAELRETAHAVVLPSICAENAPLSIVEAAMLGLPALVHDIGSLSTFGDEIRNKFKYHCDMVSYRATLDALIRHLGQPNRRYDVAEYHPQRYAQRLATVLRLKRSNEQPETTHTGSLVAADGDAFPVV, from the coding sequence ATTCGCCGGCCGCATCGCGGCGGAAAAAGGCTGAGCGAGTTCATCGCGCTGGCACGCGCCACGCAATTCGCCTGTCTGAATAAGCTGACGATTTTCGGCGACGGGCCAGAGCGTGCCGCGCTCGAGCACCGCAATGCCGATTTAATTGGTGCCGGAAGGCTCGAATTCCGCGGCAGGCGTGCCCCTCGCGCGCTCCTGGCCGAATTGCGCGAGACCGCGCATGCCGTGGTGTTGCCGTCAATCTGCGCGGAAAATGCGCCTCTGTCGATCGTCGAAGCAGCCATGCTTGGGTTGCCGGCGCTCGTGCACGACATTGGCAGCCTGTCGACGTTCGGCGACGAAATCCGCAATAAGTTTAAGTATCATTGCGATATGGTGAGCTACCGCGCAACGCTCGACGCTCTGATACGGCATCTCGGCCAGCCGAATCGCCGCTATGACGTCGCCGAATACCACCCGCAGCGGTACGCGCAGCGACTCGCCACCGTGCTACGCCTGAAGCGGAGCAACGAACAACCGGAAACCACGCACACGGGCAGCCTGGTCGCCGCGGACGGTGACGCATTCCCCGTCGTGTAG
- the istB gene encoding IS21-like element helper ATPase IstB yields MHNAREELLVSLRALNLGAMAAAVQDTALRAAKEGLTHEAFLLELARIERAAKASRRIERLLRQSELLPGKNLRTLKLERFDPATRLQIERLRSGSFLKDATNVIALGRPGAGKSHLACALGHALVEQGYPVLFTSTGALVQRLLAAKRDLRLPQQLAKLDRFECLILDDIGYVQHNRDEMEVLFTLLAERYERKSIVITTNLVFSEWERIFKDPMTTLAAIDRVVHHSVILDLMSVESYRAEAAGAKPTAPAPVAS; encoded by the coding sequence ATGCATAACGCCCGTGAAGAATTGCTGGTGTCGCTTCGTGCGCTCAATCTCGGTGCCATGGCGGCAGCTGTGCAAGACACGGCACTGCGAGCGGCAAAGGAAGGACTGACTCATGAGGCGTTTCTTCTCGAGCTGGCTCGTATCGAACGTGCAGCGAAGGCGTCGCGCCGAATCGAGCGACTACTGAGGCAATCCGAACTGCTGCCTGGGAAGAACTTGCGCACGTTAAAACTGGAAAGATTCGATCCGGCCACTCGCCTGCAGATCGAGCGGCTGCGCAGCGGCAGCTTCCTCAAGGATGCCACCAATGTGATCGCGCTCGGCCGACCCGGTGCCGGGAAAAGCCACCTTGCCTGCGCATTGGGGCACGCGCTCGTCGAGCAAGGGTATCCGGTCCTGTTCACATCCACGGGGGCCTTGGTGCAGCGGCTACTGGCAGCAAAGCGCGATCTGCGTTTGCCGCAGCAGCTAGCGAAGCTGGATCGCTTCGAGTGCCTCATTCTGGACGACATCGGCTACGTCCAGCATAACCGAGATGAAATGGAAGTGCTGTTCACGTTGCTCGCTGAGCGCTACGAGCGCAAGAGCATCGTCATCACGACAAACCTCGTATTCTCAGAGTGGGAGCGCATCTTTAAAGACCCAATGACCACGCTCGCGGCCATCGACCGCGTCGTCCATCACAGTGTCATTCTCGACTTGATGAGCGTTGAAAGCTATCGGGCAGAAGCTGCCGGCGCCAAGCCGACGGCGCCAGCCCCGGTAGCATCATAG
- a CDS encoding glycosyltransferase, protein MGLKVNPRAVGRGPAGLTRPALTTCASPKGAVHDALKKLYWHSTRLLCHPARAFNLLLCPSQYMEQALHRVGITNTSLLPNPIDADMPVCAPKPIHASRINLAFAGRIAAEKG, encoded by the coding sequence ATGGGACTGAAAGTCAACCCGCGCGCGGTCGGCCGCGGCCCGGCTGGCTTAACGCGTCCAGCGCTGACCACCTGCGCGAGTCCGAAAGGCGCGGTGCATGATGCATTGAAAAAGCTTTACTGGCATTCGACCAGGCTGCTGTGTCATCCCGCCCGGGCGTTCAATCTGCTGTTGTGCCCCAGCCAGTACATGGAGCAAGCACTGCACCGCGTCGGCATCACGAACACGTCGCTGCTGCCCAACCCAATTGACGCGGACATGCCCGTATGCGCGCCCAAGCCGATCCACGCTAGCCGCATCAACCTCGCATTCGCCGGCCGCATCGCGGCGGAAAAAGGCTGA
- a CDS encoding IS4 family transposase: MLKSGCRVEARQFGNLDRFVRATALFAVISWRILYATLLARLDGHLSCEVLLQPIEWRALYCRVHSTTKLPNEPPSLAQVMRWIAKLGGYLARKHDRPPPGQLLYGVAFSSCTKSPRCIASSGKTSDPYLWVNLRSFMEGIKLD; encoded by the coding sequence GTGCTCAAAAGCGGCTGTCGCGTCGAGGCACGCCAATTCGGCAATCTGGATCGATTCGTCCGTGCAACCGCGCTATTTGCCGTGATCAGCTGGCGTATCTTGTATGCGACGTTGCTGGCCCGACTGGACGGGCACTTGTCGTGCGAAGTCTTGCTTCAGCCTATCGAGTGGCGCGCGCTGTATTGCCGCGTGCATAGCACCACCAAACTGCCCAACGAGCCTCCATCGCTGGCGCAAGTGATGCGCTGGATCGCCAAGCTCGGCGGCTATCTCGCGCGCAAGCATGATCGCCCCCCCCCGGGGCAACTGTTATATGGCGTGGCTTTCTCGTCCTGTACGAAGTCACCAAGATGTATTGCATCTTCAGGCAAAACGAGTGACCCATATTTGTGGGTAAACCTCAGGTCTTTTATGGAGGGGATTAAACTCGATTAA
- a CDS encoding carbamoyltransferase C-terminal domain-containing protein: MKILGINSEVGRYTIDPDVAHFRLPDFEQIEALFGPARVDKEPILDHHRHVAAALQEATDHALMGLVRELRERTAADKLCYAGGVALNCVSNSVIKESGLFSQMYVPTAPHDAGTAVGAALHLYYSLSGQRPSQADNNPYLGPAFSDAAIDAAFRDAGLSPQHSTDPARDAATLIAEGKIVAWFQGRMEFGPRALGNRSLLADPRSASMREVLNVKVKHREEFRPLAPSVLAEEAANWFELGQASMSHQTMLFACPAKQDRQASIPAVLHKDHSARVQMVSRESNPKFHALIQHFSEITGVPVVLNTSFNDREPIVCTPSDAIKTFQGTAIDALFIGDRFVVR, translated from the coding sequence ATGAAAATCCTTGGCATCAATTCAGAAGTAGGCCGATATACGATCGATCCGGACGTGGCCCATTTCCGTCTGCCCGACTTCGAGCAGATCGAAGCATTGTTTGGCCCGGCACGCGTCGATAAAGAACCGATCCTTGACCATCATCGCCATGTTGCTGCGGCCCTTCAAGAAGCCACAGATCACGCGCTCATGGGATTGGTGCGCGAGCTGCGTGAGCGCACCGCCGCCGATAAATTGTGCTATGCAGGCGGTGTCGCACTAAATTGCGTCAGCAATTCCGTCATCAAGGAAAGCGGCTTGTTCTCTCAAATGTATGTCCCCACCGCGCCCCATGACGCGGGTACGGCGGTTGGCGCAGCGCTGCATCTTTATTATTCGCTTTCCGGCCAACGTCCATCGCAGGCGGATAATAACCCGTACCTGGGCCCGGCGTTTTCCGATGCCGCTATCGATGCCGCATTCCGTGACGCGGGTCTGTCGCCCCAGCACAGCACCGATCCCGCGCGCGATGCGGCCACGCTGATTGCCGAAGGCAAGATCGTCGCCTGGTTTCAAGGCCGTATGGAATTTGGTCCACGCGCGCTGGGCAACCGTTCGCTCCTGGCTGATCCACGCAGCGCGTCGATGCGCGAAGTGCTCAATGTGAAGGTTAAGCACCGCGAAGAGTTTCGTCCTCTCGCACCCAGCGTATTGGCTGAAGAAGCGGCCAACTGGTTCGAGCTCGGCCAAGCGTCGATGAGCCATCAAACGATGCTGTTCGCCTGCCCGGCCAAACAAGATCGTCAAGCATCGATTCCAGCGGTTCTGCATAAGGACCATTCCGCCCGTGTGCAGATGGTCAGTCGCGAGAGCAATCCTAAATTTCACGCGCTGATCCAGCATTTTTCTGAGATAACTGGTGTACCCGTGGTGCTCAATACCTCATTCAACGATAGGGAGCCTATTGTCTGCACGCCATCGGATGCCATCAAGACGTTCCAAGGAACGGCCATTGATGCTTTGTTTATTGGCGATCGGTTTGTTGTCAGATAA
- a CDS encoding alpha/beta fold hydrolase, with amino-acid sequence MTGTSLMPRAMPHAQTITLADGASVAFAQAGSGEPIVLVHGSLCDYRYWEPQFAPLASTHRVLSLSLGHYFPTRELNCALPFSWSAHVQQIAAFIDEVVREPAHVVAHSRGAYLAFHLARRFPDRLRSVTLADPGGAVQGSDAPGVQAAGKDNPLRARAVALIEQGEVDAGLALFVDSVSRPGSWMQSPYGFKTMARDNAHTLRPQMAERMPAFAAHEAGAITVPVLLVGGEKSPSIFHRNIEWLHQRIDGARQMTITGASHGMNLAHPRAFNRAVLDFVNAQGRTRSSGNGM; translated from the coding sequence ATGACCGGCACGTCCCTGATGCCGCGCGCGATGCCGCATGCGCAGACCATCACGCTGGCTGACGGAGCAAGCGTTGCTTTCGCGCAGGCAGGCAGTGGCGAGCCGATCGTGCTGGTTCACGGTTCGCTGTGCGACTACCGGTATTGGGAGCCACAGTTCGCGCCGCTGGCGTCGACGCATCGCGTGCTGTCGCTTAGCCTCGGGCATTACTTTCCGACGCGCGAGCTGAATTGCGCGCTGCCGTTTAGTTGGAGTGCGCATGTGCAGCAGATCGCCGCGTTCATCGACGAGGTCGTGCGCGAGCCGGCGCACGTGGTCGCGCATTCCCGTGGCGCCTACCTTGCGTTTCATCTTGCCCGCCGCTTTCCCGACCGGTTACGCAGCGTGACACTGGCCGACCCGGGCGGCGCCGTTCAAGGCAGCGATGCGCCAGGCGTGCAGGCGGCGGGTAAGGACAACCCGCTGCGTGCCCGCGCCGTGGCGCTGATTGAGCAGGGCGAGGTGGACGCTGGCCTGGCGTTGTTTGTCGACTCGGTCAGCCGTCCAGGATCATGGATGCAAAGCCCATACGGGTTTAAGACAATGGCGCGCGACAACGCACATACGCTGCGGCCACAAATGGCGGAGCGGATGCCGGCCTTTGCCGCGCACGAGGCCGGCGCAATCACGGTGCCAGTCCTGCTGGTCGGCGGGGAGAAAAGCCCTTCGATCTTTCATCGGAACATCGAATGGTTGCACCAACGCATCGACGGTGCCCGCCAAATGACGATTACCGGCGCCTCGCACGGAATGAACCTGGCGCACCCGCGCGCATTCAATCGCGCGGTACTGGACTTCGTCAATGCGCAAGGCCGGACCCGGTCGTCCGGAAACGGTATGTAG
- a CDS encoding arylamine N-acetyltransferase family protein: MAERVDLAAYFERIGYAGAAQPTLQVLSVLHALHPRAIPFENLDPLRGERVWLDLDRIQQKLVTGGRGGYCFEHNTLFAAVLTELGFDVTPMLARVLWMRDGVDVTAKSHMLLHIALPEGPFIADVGFGAITLTAPLRLDAGVVQPTPFEPARLIGQPALQQGYDLEVALGSRWQKVYWFEPRPTYRIDHEMANWYTCAHPDSHFVRELNVCRIVGDVRAVLRNDRLTLRLRDGSDQRRRLASAAELAECLAGTFGINIDGMDIDALFEKVREP; encoded by the coding sequence ATGGCTGAACGCGTCGATCTTGCTGCCTATTTTGAGCGTATCGGCTATGCCGGGGCGGCACAGCCGACGCTCCAGGTGCTGAGTGTGTTGCATGCGCTACATCCGCGCGCGATTCCGTTTGAGAACCTTGATCCGTTGCGCGGCGAGCGCGTATGGTTAGATCTAGACCGGATACAGCAAAAACTTGTGACCGGTGGCCGAGGCGGCTATTGCTTCGAGCACAACACACTGTTTGCCGCGGTGCTCACCGAACTAGGCTTCGATGTGACGCCGATGCTCGCGCGCGTCTTATGGATGCGCGACGGAGTCGACGTGACGGCCAAGTCCCATATGTTGTTGCATATCGCGCTACCCGAAGGGCCGTTCATCGCCGATGTCGGCTTTGGTGCGATCACGCTGACGGCGCCATTGCGGCTGGACGCGGGCGTTGTTCAGCCGACGCCATTTGAGCCGGCTCGGCTCATCGGGCAGCCTGCGCTGCAACAGGGCTACGACCTCGAAGTAGCGCTGGGCTCGCGCTGGCAGAAGGTTTATTGGTTCGAGCCGCGACCCACGTATCGAATCGACCATGAGATGGCCAATTGGTACACCTGCGCCCATCCCGATTCCCATTTTGTCCGCGAATTGAACGTGTGCCGCATCGTCGGCGACGTGCGTGCCGTGCTGCGCAACGATCGGCTCACGTTGCGCTTGCGTGACGGCAGCGATCAGCGGCGGCGGCTGGCCAGTGCCGCCGAGTTGGCGGAGTGCTTGGCCGGCACGTTCGGTATCAATATTGACGGCATGGATATCGACGCGTTGTTTGAAAAAGTACGTGAGCCATGA